Proteins co-encoded in one Symmachiella macrocystis genomic window:
- the gspG gene encoding type II secretion system major pseudopilin GspG, which produces MRRIQQTKRNPQRRGGFTLIEMLVVLAILVLLMSMVGPRILGSREKADISSTKTQIGMFRGSLEQYNLDTRAYPSTEEGLVALVDAPADEEEGTSNWDGPYISKSEIPKDPWGNDYQYEFPPEHGKGDFPDIWSYGPDGEDNTDDDITNWTKEEGEEGEETPTEE; this is translated from the coding sequence ATGAGACGGATTCAACAGACAAAACGAAACCCACAAAGACGCGGTGGTTTTACATTAATCGAAATGCTGGTCGTTCTGGCAATTCTGGTTCTTCTGATGTCAATGGTTGGCCCTCGTATTCTGGGCAGCCGGGAGAAGGCGGACATCAGCAGCACCAAGACCCAAATCGGCATGTTTCGGGGATCTTTAGAGCAATACAACCTGGATACACGGGCCTATCCGTCGACCGAAGAAGGCCTTGTGGCATTGGTCGATGCTCCGGCCGACGAAGAAGAAGGGACTTCCAACTGGGATGGTCCTTACATCAGTAAATCGGAAATTCCTAAAGATCCCTGGGGTAACGATTATCAGTACGAGTTTCCCCCTGAGCATGGTAAGGGCGATTTCCCTGACATTTGGTCCTACGGTCCTGATGGCGAAGATAACACTGACGACGACATCACGAACTGGACGAAAGAAGAAGGCGAAGAGGGCGAAGAAACTCCGACTGAGGAGTAA
- a CDS encoding pilus assembly FimT family protein, with translation MLATRLKTSKNGRQSRRGTTLQEMLVVLAIVVSLVGSGWPAISGGLGKSQLRSGAKQLRSELAKARLTAMENGVAYQFRYQLGTGHFEVAPVSALNDEGEQTVTEDEDAEAALPIFELELPEGVVFGGQTENQEEGYSSLAFEETQEVEAVDSLSDSQSEEWSAPIVFFPNGRTANAQFTLQNEDGHLIMVTLRGLTGSATVGDLKKVEVPE, from the coding sequence ATGTTGGCAACAAGATTAAAAACGAGCAAAAATGGGCGTCAGAGCCGTCGTGGTACGACGCTCCAGGAAATGCTGGTCGTCCTGGCAATTGTGGTCTCCCTGGTAGGATCGGGATGGCCGGCAATTAGCGGGGGACTGGGCAAGAGCCAATTACGCAGTGGAGCCAAACAGCTTCGCTCAGAATTGGCCAAGGCGCGGCTGACCGCCATGGAAAATGGCGTGGCGTACCAGTTCCGCTACCAATTGGGAACGGGGCATTTTGAAGTCGCTCCGGTCTCGGCCCTCAATGACGAAGGTGAGCAAACCGTCACCGAAGATGAAGATGCGGAAGCGGCTCTGCCGATTTTCGAATTGGAACTGCCCGAAGGCGTCGTATTCGGTGGACAGACGGAGAACCAAGAAGAAGGTTATTCCTCCCTGGCTTTCGAGGAAACCCAAGAGGTCGAAGCGGTCGACAGTCTGTCGGATTCCCAGTCCGAAGAGTGGTCGGCACCGATTGTCTTTTTCCCCAACGGTCGAACTGCCAACGCCCAATTCACATTGCAAAATGAAGATGGGCACCTCATCATGGTGACGCTACGAGGCTTAACCGGTTCCGCTACGGTAGGCGATTTGAAAAAGGTTGAGGTCCCAGAATGA
- a CDS encoding SMI1/KNR4 family protein, which yields MGWREKFDLLREKVKSDEKFWALCDLHDPASDEFIDSVQKTYPFVSDEYLEFLRYTDGCRIHYQCFLGSGAPHFIPEWLFAPSAFQCPALFDEAQALSESLPKWRNVAELGPFLPIASDGGAGSAEAYFLMLEDGRILEIDCETKKTSWDQVIANSFGELLDNIIMGEKHYLLGCDDPGDWSPYNENDWTRFLNEQGWWVH from the coding sequence ATGGGGTGGCGGGAAAAGTTTGATCTGCTTCGGGAGAAAGTCAAATCCGATGAGAAGTTTTGGGCGTTGTGTGACTTGCACGACCCGGCGTCGGATGAGTTTATCGACTCTGTGCAGAAAACGTATCCGTTTGTGAGCGACGAATATCTCGAGTTCTTGCGGTATACCGACGGGTGTCGAATCCATTATCAGTGTTTTTTGGGCTCTGGCGCACCGCACTTTATCCCAGAATGGTTGTTTGCTCCTAGCGCGTTTCAATGTCCAGCGTTATTTGATGAGGCGCAGGCCTTGTCGGAAAGCCTTCCCAAATGGCGAAATGTGGCCGAATTGGGACCCTTTTTGCCGATTGCAAGCGACGGTGGGGCTGGTAGCGCCGAAGCGTATTTCTTAATGTTAGAAGACGGCAGAATTCTTGAAATTGACTGTGAGACAAAAAAAACAAGTTGGGACCAAGTCATCGCCAACTCATTTGGCGAATTGCTCGACAACATTATCATGGGAGAAAAACATTATTTGTTGGGATGCGATGATCCAGGTGATTGGTCTCCTTACAATGAAAACGACTGGACACGTTTTTTGAACGAACAGGGGTGGTGGGTTCATTAG
- a CDS encoding argininosuccinate synthase, giving the protein MAREKVILAYSGGLDTSVAVKWINETYNMDVITFTCDLGQGRELDAIKEKAIKTGAVDAIIEDARNLFVDNFVWPSLMAGTMYEGKYPLATALGRPLIAWRMVEAAKEHGAAAVAHGCTGKGNDQVRFDVSVQTLAPHLKVIAPVREWKWTRTEELEYARKHGIEVDATKQSIYSVDQNLWGRSVEAGILENPWIAPPADAYKWTTDPLTAPDEPVEVVIEFDQGRPTHLDGEPMDAVPLIEKLNEIGGANGVGRIDHVENRLVGIKSREIYEAPAAVILHHAHKELEFLTLSRQAQRFNTYVSQTCADIIYDGLWFSAFHKSLMAYVSETQKFVSGHVRVQLYKGKITATGMKSEYSLYSEELATYEEGDKFPHETAIGFIKIHGLSQQTQARQQLLKEEPSMRPARIMPSAEDK; this is encoded by the coding sequence GTGGCACGTGAGAAAGTGATTTTGGCGTACAGCGGCGGCCTGGATACGTCCGTCGCCGTGAAATGGATCAATGAAACCTACAACATGGACGTGATCACGTTCACATGCGACCTAGGCCAAGGCCGCGAGTTGGATGCGATCAAGGAAAAAGCGATCAAGACCGGCGCCGTCGATGCGATCATCGAAGACGCCCGGAATTTATTCGTCGATAACTTCGTTTGGCCCTCGTTGATGGCCGGCACGATGTACGAGGGAAAATATCCACTCGCCACCGCTCTGGGACGCCCACTCATCGCTTGGAGAATGGTTGAAGCAGCCAAGGAGCACGGCGCTGCCGCCGTTGCGCATGGTTGCACCGGCAAGGGGAATGACCAAGTCCGTTTCGATGTTTCCGTACAGACGCTGGCTCCGCACCTCAAAGTCATCGCCCCGGTGCGCGAATGGAAGTGGACACGGACCGAAGAATTGGAATATGCCCGCAAGCACGGCATAGAAGTCGATGCGACCAAGCAAAGCATTTATAGCGTCGACCAAAACTTGTGGGGCCGCAGCGTCGAAGCGGGGATTTTAGAAAACCCCTGGATTGCTCCCCCGGCCGACGCCTACAAATGGACCACCGACCCGTTGACCGCTCCCGATGAACCGGTGGAGGTGGTCATTGAATTCGATCAGGGACGCCCGACACATCTCGACGGCGAGCCGATGGATGCGGTGCCGCTGATTGAAAAGCTCAACGAAATCGGCGGCGCAAACGGTGTGGGCCGCATCGACCACGTCGAAAACCGACTGGTGGGGATTAAGAGCCGCGAAATCTACGAAGCTCCCGCAGCTGTGATTTTGCATCATGCCCATAAGGAACTGGAGTTCCTCACACTCAGCCGCCAGGCACAACGGTTCAATACCTATGTCTCACAGACCTGCGCCGACATCATCTATGACGGGTTGTGGTTCAGCGCGTTTCACAAGTCGTTGATGGCCTATGTCTCCGAGACACAAAAGTTCGTCAGCGGTCACGTCCGCGTGCAACTGTACAAAGGAAAAATCACCGCCACCGGCATGAAGAGCGAATACAGCCTGTATTCCGAAGAGTTGGCGACGTACGAAGAGGGAGACAAATTCCCCCACGAGACGGCGATCGGGTTCATCAAAATCCACGGATTGAGCCAACAAACCCAAGCACGGCAACAGTTGCTCAAAGAAGAACCGAGCATGCGTCCGGCACGGATCATGCCCTCAGCGGAAGATAAATAG
- a CDS encoding SMI1/KNR4 family protein, with the protein MGWREKFEVLREKVKADEKFWGCCDLHDPAPDTFIQAVQEKYPFVSEEYLDFLRNSDGCTLNIWFFMGSGAPHFIPEWVFDPSGCRCPALFGEAQALSESLPKWRNVAELGLYLPIGRDGCAETYFLMLEDGQILEIDCETKKTSWDRIIANSFGELLDNVIIGEKYYTLGCDDPGDWSPYNEDDWTRFLNEQGWWVH; encoded by the coding sequence ATGGGTTGGCGGGAAAAGTTTGAAGTGCTCCGCGAGAAAGTCAAAGCGGATGAGAAGTTTTGGGGGTGCTGTGACTTGCACGACCCGGCGCCGGATACATTCATCCAAGCCGTGCAAGAAAAGTACCCGTTTGTGAGCGAGGAATATCTCGATTTTTTGCGAAATTCCGACGGGTGTACTCTTAATATCTGGTTTTTCATGGGCTCTGGCGCACCTCATTTTATCCCAGAATGGGTGTTTGACCCGAGCGGTTGCCGTTGTCCAGCCTTATTCGGCGAGGCGCAAGCCTTGTCGGAAAGCCTCCCCAAATGGCGAAACGTGGCCGAATTGGGGCTCTATTTGCCAATTGGAAGAGACGGTTGTGCCGAAACCTACTTCTTAATGTTAGAAGACGGGCAAATTCTTGAGATTGACTGTGAAACTAAAAAAACGAGTTGGGATCGAATCATCGCCAATTCATTCGGCGAGTTACTCGACAACGTGATTATAGGAGAAAAGTATTATACGTTGGGCTGCGATGATCCAGGTGATTGGTCTCCCTACAATGAAGATGACTGGACGCGCTTTTTGAACGAACAGGGGTGGTGGGTTCACTAG
- a CDS encoding metallophosphoesterase family protein: protein MPGRTLAIGDIHGCDHALDTLLTEVDVQPDDTVVVLGDAVDRGPGTKQVIDRLLQLRQQCHLLFIMGNHEEMFLNAMAGGEWLGPWMMHGGREALESYGGSFDDVPEEHYEFMRSGLNYVDTPRDIFVHANLTPSVPLEQQPGQALRWERLTAMEPPWPTGQRVICGHSPQMSGDPLVFPGWVGIDTMAYAKHGWLTCLDTGTNIIYQANQSGHSRTGYPQ from the coding sequence GTGCCGGGACGGACGTTAGCCATTGGCGATATCCACGGGTGTGATCACGCGCTCGATACGTTGCTCACCGAAGTCGACGTGCAGCCCGACGATACCGTCGTTGTGCTGGGAGATGCTGTCGACCGCGGCCCGGGGACCAAGCAGGTCATCGACCGCTTGCTCCAGTTGCGGCAGCAATGCCACCTGCTCTTTATCATGGGCAATCACGAAGAGATGTTTCTCAATGCTATGGCGGGAGGGGAATGGCTGGGGCCATGGATGATGCACGGGGGCCGCGAAGCGCTCGAGTCGTATGGCGGTAGTTTTGATGATGTTCCCGAGGAGCATTACGAATTCATGCGGTCCGGCCTGAACTACGTCGATACGCCCCGCGACATTTTCGTCCACGCCAATCTAACGCCCAGCGTTCCGCTCGAACAACAACCAGGGCAAGCATTACGGTGGGAACGGCTCACCGCCATGGAACCCCCCTGGCCCACCGGCCAACGCGTGATCTGCGGACACTCGCCACAAATGTCGGGCGACCCACTCGTCTTTCCCGGCTGGGTCGGTATCGACACCATGGCCTACGCCAAACACGGTTGGCTCACTTGTTTGGACACAGGAACCAACATCATCTACCAAGCCAACCAATCCGGCCACTCCCGCACCGGCTACCCCCAATAG
- a CDS encoding aminotransferase family protein: MPTQTRQDYLARDQAHLIHPLHNPRVHAEHGHVWVKGEGAILTDIDGKEYIDGLSGLWNVVAGHGRKELVDAAAQQMQTLPYVSGYAGSTNRPAIELAEKVNELTYPNITRFFFTSGGGESSDSSFKTARYYWRLRGKPEKTKVISRQWGYHGVTLAAMSATGISGYWPMFEPRVPGFVHIPSPYPYRYEGPAGVSQGVAAANELEQAILREGQETVGMFFAEPVQGAGGVIVPQDDYWPRIREICDKYEVLLVTDEVITGFGRTGKMFGLEHWNIKPDMIQFAKAITSGYFPLGGIGISEEIAETLESGDAVWMHAYTYSAHPVGCAVAVRNLEIIQSEDFPAQAAEKGAYLLKNLREALADHPHVGDVRGLGLMTAVELVRDKATKEEFPAEENMGVKLHLETQKRGLFSRLRGDVFCIAPPVISSREILDRIVDIMADSVRALFDGK; this comes from the coding sequence ATGCCCACCCAGACACGACAAGATTACCTCGCCCGCGACCAGGCACATTTGATCCACCCGCTCCACAACCCACGCGTGCATGCAGAGCACGGACACGTCTGGGTCAAAGGCGAAGGGGCGATTCTCACCGATATCGATGGCAAAGAATACATCGACGGGCTTTCCGGGCTATGGAACGTCGTCGCTGGACATGGCCGCAAGGAATTGGTCGATGCCGCCGCGCAGCAGATGCAGACCTTGCCCTATGTCTCCGGGTATGCAGGCAGCACAAACCGACCGGCGATTGAACTAGCCGAGAAGGTCAACGAATTGACCTATCCGAACATCACCCGTTTTTTCTTCACCTCCGGCGGTGGCGAGTCGAGTGACAGCTCCTTCAAAACGGCCCGCTATTATTGGCGATTGCGGGGCAAACCGGAAAAGACCAAAGTCATTTCCCGCCAATGGGGCTATCACGGCGTGACGCTCGCGGCGATGAGCGCGACCGGCATCTCCGGATATTGGCCGATGTTCGAACCGCGCGTACCGGGGTTTGTGCATATCCCCTCGCCGTATCCGTATCGCTACGAGGGACCGGCGGGGGTCAGTCAAGGAGTCGCCGCCGCCAATGAATTGGAACAAGCGATTCTACGCGAAGGGCAAGAGACCGTGGGCATGTTCTTCGCCGAGCCGGTCCAAGGCGCCGGAGGCGTGATCGTGCCCCAGGACGACTATTGGCCGCGGATTCGTGAAATCTGCGACAAGTACGAGGTGCTGTTGGTCACCGATGAAGTGATCACCGGTTTCGGCCGTACAGGCAAGATGTTCGGTTTGGAACATTGGAACATCAAACCTGACATGATTCAGTTCGCCAAGGCGATCACCTCGGGTTATTTTCCGCTGGGGGGAATCGGCATCAGCGAAGAGATTGCCGAGACTTTAGAATCTGGCGATGCGGTCTGGATGCACGCCTACACTTATAGCGCGCATCCCGTCGGCTGCGCGGTGGCGGTACGGAACTTGGAAATCATCCAGTCCGAAGATTTCCCCGCGCAGGCAGCAGAGAAGGGGGCCTATTTGCTCAAAAACCTCCGCGAAGCACTCGCCGACCATCCCCACGTCGGCGATGTTCGGGGACTGGGCTTGATGACGGCTGTGGAACTGGTCCGTGACAAAGCGACCAAGGAGGAATTCCCCGCAGAGGAAAATATGGGGGTCAAGTTGCACCTGGAAACACAAAAGCGAGGCCTATTCAGCCGACTGCGGGGAGACGTGTTTTGCATCGCCCCGCCGGTCATCTCCAGCCGCGAGATCTTGGACCGCATTGTCGACATCATGGCCGACTCGGTACGGGCGTTGTTTGACGGGAAATAA
- a CDS encoding type IV pilus modification PilV family protein, translating to MTDVRREGFSLMEVILAMSILLGGVVVLGRLASIGAKHARTAEDLAAAQLLCEARITEILAGIVPAETLEEEPLPNSPDWVISQELLPLEQPGVVALSVTVTRAPEDLVGLATAPTQEKKEVSVRLVRWMLDPSIAQFGSSAPGSSSATGAISP from the coding sequence ATGACCGACGTTCGCCGCGAGGGATTTTCATTAATGGAAGTCATACTCGCGATGAGCATCCTACTGGGGGGCGTGGTCGTATTGGGTCGACTGGCCTCCATCGGCGCGAAACACGCCCGGACTGCTGAGGACTTGGCTGCCGCTCAACTGCTTTGCGAAGCCCGCATTACGGAAATCCTCGCAGGAATTGTTCCTGCTGAAACGCTCGAAGAGGAACCGCTGCCCAACTCGCCTGACTGGGTGATCTCACAGGAATTGCTGCCGCTTGAGCAGCCCGGTGTCGTGGCGTTATCGGTCACCGTCACACGTGCACCGGAGGACTTAGTCGGCTTGGCGACAGCGCCGACCCAAGAGAAAAAAGAAGTCTCGGTTAGGCTTGTCCGTTGGATGCTGGATCCGAGCATTGCACAGTTTGGCTCCTCCGCGCCGGGATCCTCCTCTGCAACGGGGGCCATCTCCCCATGA
- a CDS encoding M81 family metallopeptidase, with translation MRIAIGQLWQETNTFNRNPTTRTDFENWGVAVGNEIVAQYSETGELGGFISACRDWDAGVEFAGLVRCACWPWGRVDVPTHEWIRAAFAEQLDAMGPVDGVLLALHGAMAADDEHDLTGALLAQVRAAVGPEIPVIGTLDLHANVTQLMLDSADLLVGYHACPHLDAFETGQRAVAGLRCMLEQQVRPTTVSRKLPMIVAAESHNTFTGPPAPLYRQLEELEKEEDILTAGIYMAMPWFDCPHLGWSVVLSTTGRRDAQEIVDDLADQCWALRKPMADIERFPPAEVVARAKAHAGYPIVIGEGADATNSGAPGDSTHLLREFLAQQPIPHGALTFLVDPEAVATATQAGIGGPFHAFVGGSFAPEYSEPLEFRGTVENLLDVNFVLDGHIGKKLPIHMGRGAVVRSGDVTVLFTEKNGPGSSPLLYEAAGLDPRTCGIVVAKSPAGFRADYDPFVAGTYLADCPGCAMPDWPRLNFHNVHRPLWPLNAVERMSDAGWC, from the coding sequence ATGCGGATTGCGATTGGGCAGTTGTGGCAAGAGACGAATACCTTCAACCGCAATCCAACGACGCGGACCGATTTCGAGAATTGGGGCGTGGCTGTGGGGAACGAAATCGTTGCCCAATACAGCGAAACAGGCGAACTGGGCGGATTCATTTCCGCCTGCCGCGACTGGGACGCTGGTGTGGAATTCGCAGGACTAGTCCGCTGCGCCTGCTGGCCCTGGGGCCGGGTTGATGTGCCGACGCACGAGTGGATTCGCGCCGCTTTCGCGGAGCAACTCGACGCAATGGGACCGGTCGATGGAGTGTTATTGGCCCTGCACGGGGCGATGGCAGCCGATGATGAGCACGATTTAACTGGGGCGTTGCTGGCCCAGGTTCGCGCCGCTGTCGGGCCGGAGATCCCAGTGATCGGCACGCTCGACTTGCACGCCAACGTCACCCAACTGATGCTCGACAGCGCCGACTTGCTGGTCGGTTACCACGCCTGCCCACACTTGGATGCCTTCGAAACCGGACAACGCGCGGTCGCCGGTCTCAGGTGCATGCTCGAGCAACAGGTGCGGCCGACGACCGTGTCGCGCAAACTCCCCATGATCGTCGCCGCTGAAAGTCACAACACATTCACCGGCCCACCGGCTCCGCTTTATCGACAACTCGAAGAATTGGAAAAAGAGGAGGACATCCTCACTGCCGGCATCTACATGGCGATGCCCTGGTTCGACTGCCCACATTTGGGGTGGTCGGTCGTCCTCTCCACCACGGGGCGGCGTGATGCGCAGGAAATTGTCGACGACTTGGCCGATCAGTGTTGGGCCTTGCGCAAGCCGATGGCTGATATTGAGCGGTTTCCTCCCGCCGAAGTCGTCGCACGGGCCAAAGCCCATGCGGGATATCCCATCGTCATCGGCGAGGGCGCCGATGCCACAAACAGCGGCGCACCGGGTGACTCCACGCATCTGCTGCGGGAGTTCCTCGCCCAACAACCGATTCCACACGGAGCACTCACGTTTTTAGTCGATCCCGAAGCAGTCGCCACCGCCACACAGGCGGGCATCGGCGGACCGTTTCATGCGTTTGTGGGCGGCAGTTTCGCACCGGAGTACTCCGAACCGCTGGAATTTCGCGGGACGGTGGAAAACTTGCTCGACGTGAACTTCGTCCTCGACGGGCACATCGGCAAAAAACTCCCCATCCATATGGGCCGCGGAGCCGTCGTCCGCTCGGGCGATGTCACTGTGCTCTTCACAGAAAAGAACGGCCCAGGAAGTTCGCCACTCTTATACGAAGCGGCCGGTCTCGATCCACGAACCTGCGGAATCGTCGTCGCCAAATCGCCAGCTGGCTTCCGCGCGGACTACGACCCCTTCGTCGCCGGCACCTACCTCGCCGATTGCCCCGGCTGCGCCATGCCCGATTGGCCGCGGCTGAATTTCCACAACGTACATCGTCCGCTGTGGCCGCTCAATGCGGTTGAGCGTATGAGTGATGCGGGCTGGTGTTGA
- a CDS encoding type II secretion system protein GspK encodes MISQRTAQHSSSPRQGMILIVVTIVLVMISLAGFGFVAVMYTENKAAHLNVDEIHVDYAAASGEELLKAVLDQGPAGRTAMGGLFDNPDLFKGQVLYLESGTQAVVRFSVLVPRIEEGNIIGMRYGAENESARINLSVLAQWDQAVPDAGRNALIQLPEMTDAVADAIMDWLDADSTPRSSGAERDYYSGLDPPMQPRNGPVESLEELLLVKGVTRELLFGSDTNQNHVVEQDEMDSVAGGLGRSGSSSGLPWAAYLTLYSSERNARPNGSPRIDINHPDLQLLYQSLSGALNEPWARFLIAYRQFGPYSGSEEGQANATVALDLNLPSKYKIASLLDLIDARVSVPQSSGTPEVSLSPFTSSPDSLRTSLPLLLDQVTIDQAPVLVGRIDINSAPREVIAAVPGMPETQVEQILAGRGLPGGSEESSHRYPTWLLAQNLVSLETMRELMPYLTCGGDVYRAQVVGYFDSGTPSARAEVVIDATGEVPRQVYYKNLRLLGRGFDMEMLRGEQLEDLPTPSTADSADAE; translated from the coding sequence ATGATTTCCCAGCGAACGGCTCAACACTCCTCGTCCCCGCGGCAGGGGATGATCTTGATCGTGGTGACGATCGTCTTGGTGATGATCAGCCTAGCCGGATTCGGTTTTGTGGCGGTGATGTACACCGAAAACAAAGCCGCGCACTTGAATGTTGATGAAATCCACGTCGACTACGCGGCCGCTTCGGGAGAGGAACTGCTCAAAGCGGTCTTGGACCAAGGTCCCGCGGGACGCACTGCCATGGGCGGTTTGTTTGACAATCCCGATTTATTCAAAGGACAAGTTCTCTACCTCGAATCGGGCACGCAGGCGGTGGTGCGGTTCAGCGTGTTGGTCCCTCGAATCGAAGAAGGAAATATCATCGGCATGCGGTATGGTGCCGAAAATGAATCGGCACGCATCAACCTTTCGGTCCTCGCCCAATGGGACCAGGCCGTTCCGGATGCGGGACGCAATGCCCTGATACAATTGCCGGAAATGACCGACGCGGTTGCCGATGCCATCATGGATTGGTTGGATGCAGATTCCACCCCGCGCAGCAGCGGAGCCGAACGAGATTACTACAGCGGGCTGGATCCCCCCATGCAGCCTCGCAACGGGCCAGTCGAATCGCTAGAGGAACTGTTGTTGGTCAAAGGGGTCACGCGCGAACTGTTATTCGGCAGCGATACAAATCAAAATCACGTCGTCGAGCAAGACGAAATGGATTCGGTGGCCGGGGGTTTGGGGCGGAGCGGAAGTTCATCGGGACTGCCTTGGGCAGCGTATTTGACGCTCTATAGCAGCGAACGCAATGCGCGTCCCAATGGCTCACCGCGGATCGACATCAACCATCCCGACCTGCAACTACTTTATCAGTCATTATCCGGGGCGCTGAACGAACCCTGGGCGCGATTCCTCATTGCCTATCGACAATTCGGTCCATACTCCGGCAGTGAGGAAGGACAAGCCAACGCAACGGTCGCGTTGGATTTGAATCTGCCGTCGAAATACAAAATCGCCAGCCTGCTGGACCTGATCGATGCGCGAGTCTCGGTTCCGCAATCGTCTGGCACCCCCGAGGTTTCTCTCAGCCCATTCACCAGTTCTCCCGATTCATTACGGACAAGTTTGCCGCTGCTACTGGATCAAGTAACGATCGACCAAGCGCCCGTGTTGGTGGGACGAATCGATATCAACAGCGCCCCCCGCGAGGTGATCGCCGCCGTCCCGGGAATGCCCGAGACCCAGGTGGAACAGATTTTGGCCGGTCGCGGCTTGCCGGGTGGATCCGAAGAATCCAGCCACCGGTATCCCACGTGGCTGTTGGCGCAAAACTTGGTCAGCCTGGAAACGATGCGAGAATTGATGCCCTATTTGACGTGCGGCGGTGACGTCTACCGTGCACAGGTGGTTGGCTATTTTGACAGCGGGACCCCTTCAGCCCGCGCCGAAGTGGTCATTGATGCTACCGGCGAGGTACCGCGTCAGGTATACTATAAGAACCTTCGGCTGTTAGGGCGCGGATTTGACATGGAGATGCTTCGCGGCGAGCAGTTAGAAGACCTACCCACACCATCCACCGCTGATTCCGCCGATGCGGAGTAG
- a CDS encoding type II secretion system protein GspJ translates to MRRIPPPLSRHPCLTTRSGFTLMEVLLVTILSAVLMVGLWNLFGTYIRLFESGPARTERAQLLRALKQQISDDLRGAIQIAEIPDTSSSVMTFGTEATSSELTPGGETSQNSAAIASSSESSPLPRFGIVGTSQSLAIVTLQVPAVSPNAPSASDLPVDFAEQMTSLAPELRTVLYTFNETREQSPLDHGPPPGLLRRDLDWQTALSDREFAAASEFGIADSPDVGSSEEIVIDDSMMWVPEISELKIRYFGNGRWQSSWDSLQNKTLPSAVEIILELHDPDDLNADEDDETAMDSSSEPEELVLDNDVGSNFIDPEVNQKQQRILIYLPGGLKTSHSSSGGLGFPASDSQELPGGAP, encoded by the coding sequence ATGAGGCGCATTCCCCCCCCGCTTTCCCGCCACCCCTGTCTAACGACCCGCAGTGGGTTTACGTTGATGGAGGTACTGTTGGTCACAATTCTGTCCGCCGTCTTGATGGTCGGTTTGTGGAATCTGTTTGGGACCTACATTCGGTTATTCGAGTCGGGGCCGGCACGCACAGAACGCGCGCAGTTGTTACGTGCATTGAAACAACAAATCAGCGACGACCTGCGGGGCGCGATTCAGATTGCTGAAATCCCCGATACCTCCTCGAGCGTGATGACATTCGGCACAGAGGCGACGTCATCCGAACTCACTCCCGGTGGAGAGACGTCTCAGAACTCCGCCGCCATTGCCTCCTCGTCCGAGTCCTCCCCCTTGCCGCGTTTTGGAATCGTGGGGACATCCCAATCGCTAGCGATCGTGACCTTGCAAGTTCCCGCGGTCTCCCCCAATGCCCCATCCGCCTCGGATTTACCGGTGGACTTCGCTGAACAGATGACTTCGCTAGCGCCGGAATTGCGAACCGTGCTTTATACATTCAACGAGACGCGCGAACAGTCCCCGCTGGACCACGGGCCGCCGCCGGGATTATTGCGACGCGACCTGGATTGGCAAACCGCACTCTCCGATCGTGAGTTCGCCGCTGCCTCCGAATTTGGAATCGCCGATTCACCCGATGTGGGCAGTAGCGAGGAAATCGTCATCGACGATTCCATGATGTGGGTGCCGGAAATCTCCGAACTGAAAATCCGCTACTTCGGCAACGGCCGCTGGCAGTCTTCCTGGGACAGTTTGCAAAACAAAACGTTGCCATCGGCAGTGGAAATCATACTGGAATTGCACGATCCCGATGACCTCAACGCAGATGAAGATGACGAAACCGCAATGGATTCGTCATCCGAACCCGAGGAATTGGTGCTGGATAACGATGTCGGCTCCAACTTCATCGATCCGGAAGTAAATCAGAAGCAGCAGCGCATTTTGATTTATCTACCCGGCGGCCTCAAGACGTCGCACTCTAGCAGTGGAGGATTGGGATTTCCCGCCTCCGACAGCCAAGAGTTGCCGGGAGGGGCGCCATGA